NNNNNNNNNNNNNNNNNNNNNNNNNNNNNNNNNNNNNNNNNNNNNNNNNNNNNNNNNNNNNNNNNNNNNNNNNNNNNNNNNNNNNNNNNNNNNNNNNNNNNNNNNNNNNNNNNNNNNNNNNNNNNNNNNNNNNNNNNNNNNNNNNNNNNNNNNNNNNNNNNNNNNNNNNNNNNNNNNNNNNNNNNNNNNNNNNNNNNNNNNNNNNNNNNNNNNNNNNNNNNNNNNNNNNNNNNNNNNNNNNNNNNNNNNNNNNNNNNNNNNNNNNNNNNNNNNNNNNNNNNNNNNNNNNNNNNNNNNNNNNNNNNNNNNNNNNNNNNNNNNNNNNNNNNNNNNNNNNNNNNNNNNNNNNNNNNNNNNNNNNNNNNNNNNNNNNNNNNNNNNNNNNNNNNNNNNNNNNNNNNNNNNNNNNNNNNNNNNNNNNNNNNNNNNNNNNNNNNNNNNNNNNNNNNNNNNNNNNNNNNNNNNNNNNNNNNNNNNNNNNNNNNNNNNNNNNNNNNNNNNNNNNNNNNNNNNNNNNNNNNNNNNNNNNNNNNNNNNNNNNNNNNNNNNNNNNNNNNNNNNNNNNNNNNNNNNNNNNNNNNNNNNNNNNNNNNNNNNNNNNNNNNNNNNNNNNNNNNNNNNNNNNNNNNNNNNNNNNNNNNNNNNNNNNNNNNNNNNNNNNNNNNNNNNNNNNNNNNNNNNNNNNNNNNNNNNNNNNNNNNNNNNNNNNNNNNNNNNNNNNNNNNNNNNNNNNNNNNNNNNNNNNNNNNNNNNNNNNNNNNNNNNNNNNNNNNNNNNNNNNNNNNNNNNNNNNNNNNNNNNNNNNNNNNNNNNNNNNNNNNNNNNNNNNNNNNNNNNNNNNNNNNNNNNNNNNNNNNNNNNNNNNNNNNNNNNNNNNNNNNNNNNNNNNNNNNNNNNNNNNNNNNNNNNNNNNNNNNNNNNNNNNNNNNNNNNNNNNNNNNNNNNNNNNNNNNNNNNNNNNNNNNNNNNNNNNNNNNNNNNNNNNNNNNNNNNNNNNNNNNNNNNNNNNNNNNNNNNNNNNNNNNNNNNNNNNNNNNNNNNNNNNNNNNNNNNNNNNNNNNNNNNNNNNNNNNNNNNNNNNNNNNNNNNNNNNNNNNNNNNNNNNNNNNNNNNNNNNNNNNNNNNNNNNNNNNNNNNNNNNNNNNNNNNNNNNNNNNNNNNNNNNNNNNNNNNNNNNNNNNNNNNNNNNNNNNNNNNNNNNNNNNNNNNNNNNNNNNNNNNNNNNNNNNNNNNNNNNNNNNNNNNNNNNNNNNNNNNNNNNNNNNNNNNNNNNNNNNNNNNNNNNNNNNNNNNNNNNNNNNNNNNNNNNNNNNNNNNNNNNNNNNNNNNNNNNNNNNNNNNNNNNNNNNNNNNNNNNNNNNNNNNNNNNNNNNNNNNNNNNNNNNNNNNNNNNNNNNNNNNNNNNNNNNNNNNNNNNNNNNNNNNNNNNNNNNNNNNNNNNNNNNNNNNNNNNNNNNNNNNNNNNNNNNNNNNNNNNNNNNNNNNNNNNNNNNNNNNNNNNNNNNNNNNNNNNNNNNNNNNNNNNNNNNNNNNNNNNNNNNNNNNNNNNNNNNNNNNNNNNNNNNNNNNNNNNNNNNNNNNNNNNNNNNNNNNNNNNNNNNNNNNNNNNNNNNNNNNNNNNNNNNNNNNNNNNNNNNNNNNNNNNNNNNNNNNNNNNNNNNNNNNNNNNNNNNNNNNNNNNNNNNNNNNNNNNNNNNNNNNNNNNNNNNNNNNNNNNNNNNNNNNNNNNNNNNNNNNNNNNNNNNNNNNNNNNNNNNNNNNNNNNNNNNNNNNNNNNNNNNNNNNNNNNNNNNNNNNNNNNNNNNNNNNNNNNNNNNNNNNNNNNNNNNNNNNNNNNNNNNNNNNNNNNNNNNNNNNNNNNNNNNNNNNNNNNNNNNNNNNNNNNNNNNNNNNNNNNNNNNNNNNNNNNNNNNNNNNNNNNNNNNNNNNNNNNNNNNNNNNNNNNNNNNNNNNNNNNNNNNNNNNNNNNNNNNNNNNNNNNNNNNNNNNNNNNNNNNNNNNNNNNNNNNNNNNNNNNNNNNNNNNNNNNNNNNNNNNNNNNNNNNNNNNNNNNNNNNNNNNNNNNNNNNNNNNNNNNNNNNNNNNNNNNNNNNNNNNNNNNNNNNNNNNNNNNNNNNNNNNNNNNNNNNNNNNNNNNNNNNNNNNNNNNNNNNNNNNNNNNNNNNNNNNNNNNNNNNNNNNNNNNNNNNNNNNNNNNNNNNNNNNNNNNNNNNNNNNNNNNNNNNNNNGGGTGGAGACAGTGGGATGGGGGGGTcagcaggatggggacagggggcTCAGTGGGATGGGGACGAGGGGGCTCAGGAATGGGGGACCTGAGTGGGGCGGGGGGCAGCTGCGGGCGAGGGGACGGTCCCCAGTCCCCAGTTGCATACACCCCACATCAGCAGCACGAGGGGGGGGACACGGCAAggggggcatggtggggacatGGAGGTGGGGACACAGGGGTGGGGAGGACATGATGGTGGGGACATGATGGGGACATGGCGATGGGGACGTGGCggtggggacatggtggggacacAGTGATGGAGAGGACAAGGTGATGGGGACATGGTGGTGGGGACATGATGGGTACCTGGCaatggggacacagtggggacacaacaatggggacatggtgggTATGTGGCAATGGGGACACGGTGGTGAGGCCATGGTGGGGACACGGTGGTGGGGACGTGATGGTGGGGTCATGGTGGGGACACGGCAATGGGGACGAGGTGGTGGGGCCATGGTGGTGATGTGGCAATGGGGACACGGTGGTGAGGCCGTGGTGGGGACATAGTGGTGGGGAGGACATGGTGATGGGGACATGGTAGTGACATGGTGATGGGGACACGGTGGTGAGGCCGTGGTGGGGACGTGATGGTGGGGACACGgcaatggggacatggtggggacatgATGGTGAGGTCGTAGTGGGGACATGGTGGTGGGGGTGTGatggtggggacatgggggggaTGTGGCAATGGGGACACGGCGGGGACGTGGTGATGGGGACATGGTGGTGGGGTCATGACAATGGGGACACGGTGGTGGGGTCATGGTGGGGACACGGCAatggggacacggtggggaCATGGTGGTGACATGGTGATGGGGACACAGTGGTGAGGCTGTGGTGGGGACATGATGGTGGGGACATGATGGTGGTGACACGGTGGGGACATGGCAATGGGGACACGGTGGTGGGGATGTGGCCACAGGGCCACGGTGGGGTCATGGTGGTGACGTGGCAATGGGGACACATGGTGAGGCCGTGTTGGGGACATAGTGGTGGGGAGGACACAGcgatggggacatggtggggacatgGTGGTGAGGTTGTAGTGGGGACATGGTGGTGGGGTCATGGTGGGGATGTGGCAATGGGGACACGGTGGTGGGGTCATGGTGGTGACGTGGTGATGGGGACACATGGTGAGGCCGTGTTGGGGACATAGTGGTGGGGAGGACACGGCGATGGGAACATGGTGGGGATGTGGCAATGGGGACACGGTGGTGGGGTCACGGTGGGGATGTGTCCATGGGGCGGTGacgccgcccgcccgcccgcacCCCCTGTCCCTGGCGGGAGCACCTGGATCAGCTCCTCCGTCCACACCTTCCTGTCCATCTTCAGGCTGCGCACTTTGCTGACGTTGGGGCCCAGCCCCCGGTGCTCCCCTGCGGGCGGCACGGCCCCACcatgcagccctgcactgctgcgAGCACCGCGATGGGAGGGGGTGGGATGNNNNNNNNNNNNNNNNNNNNNNNNNNNNNNNNNNNNNNNNNNNNNNNNNNNNNNNNNNNNNNNNNNNNNNNNNNNNNNNNNNNNNNNNNNNNNNNNNNNNNNNNNNNNNNNNNNNNNNNNNNNNNNNNNNNNNNNNNNNNNNNNNNNNNNNNNNNNNNNNNNNNNNNNNNNNNNNNNNNNNNNNNNNNNNNNNNNNNNNNNNNNNNNNNNNNNNNNNNNNNNNNNNNNNNNNNNNNNNNNNNNNNNNNNNNNNNNNNNNNNNNNNNNNNNNNNNNNNNNNNNNNNNNNNNNNNNNNNNNNNNNNNNNNNNNNNNNNNNNNNNNNNNNNNNNNNNNNNNNNNNNNNNNNNNNNNNNNNNNNNNNNNNNNNNNNNNNNNNNNNNNNNNNNNNNNNNNNNNNNNNNNNNNNNNNNNNNNNNNNNNNNNNNNNNNNNNNNNNNNNNNNNNNNNNNNNNNNNNNNNNNNNNNNNNNNNNNNNNNNNNNNNNNNNNNNNNNNNNNNNNNNNNNNNNNNNNNNNNNNNNNNNNNNNNNNNNNNNNNNNNNNNNNNNNNNNNNNNNNNNNNNNNNNNNNNNNNNNNNNNNNNNNNNNNNNNNNNNNNNNNNNNNNNNNNNNNNNNNNNNNNNNNNNNNNNNNNNNNNNNNNNNNNNNNNNNNNNNNNNNNNNNNNNNNNNNNNNNNNNNNNNNNNNNNNNNNNNNNNNNNNNNNNNNNNNNNNNNNNNNNNNNNNNNNNNNNNNNNNNNNNNNNNNNNNNNNNNNNNNNNNNNNNNNNNNNNNNNNNNNNNNNNNNNNNNNNNNNNNNNNNNNNNNNNNNNNNNNNNNNNNNNNNNNNNNNNNNNNNNNNNNNNNNNNNNNNNNNNNNNNNNNNNNNNNNNNNNNNNNNNNNNNNNNNNNNNNNNNNNNNNNNNNNNNNNNNNNNNNNNNNNNNNNNNNNNNNNNNNNNNNNNNNNNNNNNNNNNNNNNNNNNNNNNNNNNNNNNNNNNNNNNNNNNNNNNNNNNNNNNNNNNNNNNNNNNNNNNNNNNNNNNNNNNNNNNNNNNNNNNNNNNNNNNNNNNNNNNNNNNNNNNNNNNNNNNNNNNNNNNNNNNNNNNNNNNNNNNNNNNNNNNNNNNNNNNNNNNNNNNNNNNNNNNNNNNNNNNNNNNNNNNNNNNNNNNNNNNNNNNNNNNNNNNNNNNNNNNNNNNNNNNNNNNNNNNNNNNNNNNNNNNNNNNNNNNNNNNNNNNNNNNNNNNNNNNNNNNNNNNNNNNNNNNNNNNNNNNNNNNNNNNNNNNNNNNNNNNNNNNNNNNNNNNNNNNNNNNNNNNNNNNNNNNNNNNNNNNNNNNNNNNNNNNNNNNNNNNNNNNNNNNNNNNNNNNNNNNNNNNNNNNNNNNNNNNNNNNNNNNNNNNNNNNNNNNNNNNNNNNNNNNNNNNNNNNNNNNNNNNNNNNNNNNNNNNNNNNNNNNNNNNNNNNNNNNNNNNNNNNNNNNNNNNNNNNNNNNNNNNNNNNNNNNNNNNNNNNNNNNNNNNNNNNNNNNNNNNNNNNNNNNNNNNNNNNNNNNNNNNNNNNNNNNNNNNNNNNNNNNNNNNNNNNNNNNNNNNNNNNNNNNNNNNNNNNNNNNNNNNNNNNNNNNNNNNNNNNNNNNNNNNNNNNNNNNNNNNNNNNNNNNNNNNNNNNNNNNNNNNNNNNNNNNNNNNNNNNNNNNNNNNNNNNNNNNNNNNNNNNNNNNNNNNNNNNNNNNNNNNNNNNNNNNNNNNNNNNNNNNNNNNNNNNNNNNNNNNNNNNNNNNNNNNNNNNNNNNNNNNNNNNNNNNNNNNNNNNNNNNNNNNNNNNNNNNNNNNNNNNNNNNNNNNNNNNNNNNNNNNNNNNNNNNNNNNNNNNNNNNNNNNNNNNNNNNNNNNNNNNNNNNNNNNNNNNNNNNNNNNNNNNNNNNNNNNNNNNNNNNNNNNNNNNNNNNNNNNNNNNNNNNNNNNNNNNNNNNNNNNNNNNNNNNNNNNNNNNNNNNNNNNNNNNNNNNNNNNNNNNNNNNNNNNNNNNNNNNNNNNNNNNNNNNNNNNNNNNNNNNNNNNNNNNNNNNNNNNNNNNNNNNNNNNNNNNNNNNNNNNNNNNNNNNNNNNNNNNNNNNNNNNNNNNNNNNNNNNNNNNNNNNNNNNNNNNNNNNNNNNNNNNNNNNNNNNNNNNNNNNNNNNNNNNNNNNNNNNNNNNNNNNNNNNNNNNNNNNNNNNNNNNNNNNNNNNNNNNNNNNNNNNNNNNNNNNNNNNNNNNNNNNNNNNNNNNNNNNNNNNNNNNNNNNNNNNNNNNNNNNNNNNNNNNNNNNNNNNNNNNNNNNNNNNNNNNNNNNNNNNNNNNNNNNNNNNNNNNNNNNNNNNNNNNNNNNNNNNNNNNNNNNNNNNNNNNNNNNNNNNNNNNNNNNNNNNNNNNNNNNNNNNNNNNNNNNNNNNNNNNNNNNNNNNNNNNNNNNNNNNNNNNNNNNNNNNNNNNNNNNNNNNNNNNNNNNNNNNNNNNNNNNNNNNNNNNNNNNNNNNNNNNNNNNNNNNNNNNNNNNNNNNNNNNNNNNNNNNNNNNNNNNNNNNNNNNNNNNNNNNNNNNNNNNNNNNNNNNNNNNNNNNNNNNNNNNNNNNNNNNNNNNNNNNNNNNNNNNNNNNNNNNNNNNNNNNNNNNNNNNNNNNNNNNNNNNNNNNNNNNNNNNNNNNNNNNNNNNNNNNNNNNNNNNNNNNNNNNNNNNNNNNGCTCCCTGCACACTCTTTGCACACTGGTTGCACGCTCCCTGCACACTCTTTGCACATACTTTGCACACGGGTTGCATGCTCCCTGCACACTCTTTCCACGCTGGTTGCACGCTCCCTGCACACACTTTGCACACTCTTTGCACACTGGTTGCACGCTCCCTGCACACTCTTTGCACATACTTTGCACACGGGTTGCACGCTTCCTGCACTACGCTGGCACCACGCTTGCACGCTCCCTGCACACTCTTTGCACACTGGCTGCACGCTCCCTGCACACTCTTTGCACGCAGTTTGCTCCCTGCACACTCTTTGCACACTGGTTGCACACTCTTTTCATATTCTTTGCACACTGGTTGCATGCTCCCTGCACACTCTCTGCATGCTGGTTGCATTCTCCCTGCACACTCTTTGCACGCTGGTTGCATGCTCCCTGCACACACTTTGCATATTCTTCGCACACTGGTTGCACGCTCCCTGCACACTCTTTGCATATTCTTCGCACACTGGTTGCACGCTCCCTGCACACTCTTTGCACGCTGGCTGCACGCTCCCTGCACACTCTTTGCACACCGGTTGCACGCTCCCTGCACACTCTTTGCACACTGATTGCACGCTCCCTGCACACTCTTTGCACACGCCCTGCACACTCTTTGCACATACTTTGCACACGGGTTGCACGCTTCCTGCACTATGCTGGCACCATGCTTGCACGCTCCCTGCACACTCTTTGCACACTCCCTGCACACTCTTTGCACATACTTTGCACACGGGTTGCACGCTTCCTGCACTATGCTGGCACCACGCTTGCACGCTCCCTGCACACTCTTTGCATATTCTTTGCACACTGGTTGCACGCTCCCTGCACACTCTTTGCACATACTTTGCACACGGGTTGCACACTTCCTGCACTATGCTGGCACCACGCTTGCATGCTCCCTGCACACTGGCTGCACGCTCCCTGCACACTCTTTGCACACCGGTTGCATGCTCCCTGCACACTCCCTGCACACTCTTTGCACGCTCCCTGCCCACTCTTTGCACGCAGTTTGCTCCCTGCACCCCACTTGCACCCAGGATCCCCTCCCTTGACCCCCCCAGGTCNNNNNNNNNNNNNNNNNNNNNNNNNNNNNNNNNNNNNNNNNNNNNNNNNNNNNNNNNNNNNNNNNNNNNNNNNNNNNNNNNNNNNNNNNNNNNNNNNNNNNNNNNNNNNNNNNNNNNNNNNNNNNNNNNNNNNNNNNNNNNNNNNNNNNNNNNNNNNNNNNNNNNNNNNNNNNNNNNNNNNNNNNNNNNNNNNNNNNNNNNNNNNNNNNNNNNNNNNNNNNNNNNNNNNNNNNNNNNNNNNNNNNNNNNNNNNNNNNNNNNNNNNNNNNNNNNNNNNNNNNNNNNNNNNNNNNNNNNNNNNNNNNNNNNNNNNNNNNNNNNNNNNNNNNNNNNNNNNNNNNNNNNNNNNNNNNNNNNNNNNNNNNNNNNNNNNNNNNNNNNNNNNNNNNNNNNNNNNNNNNNNNNNNNNNNNNNNNNNNNNNNNNNNNNNNNNNNNNNNNNNNNNNNNNNNNNNNNNNNNNNNNNNNNNNNNNNNNNNNNNNNNNNNNNNNNNNNNNNNNNNNNNNNNNNNNNNNNNNNNNNNNNNNNNNNNNNNNNNNNNNNNNNNNNNNNNNNNNNNNNNNNNNNNNNNNNNNNNNNNNNNNNNNNNNNNNNNNNNNNNNN
The Numida meleagris isolate 19003 breed g44 Domestic line chromosome 1, NumMel1.0, whole genome shotgun sequence genome window above contains:
- the LOC110405227 gene encoding major surface-labeled trophozoite antigen 417-like is translated as MQPVCKECAGSVQPVCKECAGSVQPVCKEYAKSVQGACKRGASIVQEACNPCAKYVQRVCRECAKSVQGACKHGASIVQEACNPCAKYVQRVCRACAKSVQGACNQCAKSVQGACNRCAKSVQGACSQRAKSVQGACNQCAKNMQRVCRERATSVRRICKVCAGSMQPACKECAGRMQPACRECAGSMQPVCKEYEKSVQPVCKECAGSKLRAKSVQGACSQCAKSVQGACKRGASVVQEACNPCAKYVQRVCRERATSVQRVCKVCAGSVQPAWKECAGSMQPVCKVCAKSVQGACNQCAKSVQGGQGVRAGGRRHRPMDTSPP